One window of Fusobacterium polymorphum genomic DNA carries:
- a CDS encoding peptidase U32 family protein, translated as MKIVAPAGNMERFYSAISATADEIYLGLKGFGARRNAENFTVEELKQAIDYAHLRGSRIFLTLNTIMTNREIELLYPTLKDLYNYGLDAIIVQDLGYAEYLHKNFPSIEIHGSTQMTVANYYEINYLKELGFKRIVLPRELSFEEIKEIRKNTDMELEVFVSGSLCISFSGNCYMSSFIGGRSGNRGMCAQPCRKEYKTSCGEKSYFLSPKDQLYGLDEIKKLQEIGVESIKVEGRMKDVSYVYETVSYFRNLINGIDKEENTPKLFNRGYSKGYFYDNDKTIMNRDYSYNMGEKIGEVVGKSIRLDEDVVSGDGITFVSKDYKNLGGTYIGKINVANIKEDRKIAYKNEKLILNFPDGTKYIFRNYNKRLNDEISKKIKSTDKKLEINFDFTAKLNEKLILKTYLEDENGNRILNLEEISETLTQKAQKRAISEEDIKGKLTEIGDSEFTVKNIKIDIDENIFIPLSELKILKRNAVEKFREKILSYFRRDLDRELKENNQEYFKLEIEKDKPKDLEIRVIVSNEEQKNFLENIKNEYNIKEIYYRTYDIAKQSMLGQHNLDNKLASNLYELLENKNSDVMLNWNMNIVNSYTINVLEKIKKLESFIISPEINFSKIRELGKTRLKKALLIYSKLKGMTIDVDIADSKNEIITNKENDKFNIIKNNYGTEIFLDKPLNIINIIDDIKKLNVDIVVLEFTTETIEDIKKVLKQLKTRKGEYREYNYKRGVY; from the coding sequence ATGAAGATAGTAGCACCAGCAGGGAATATGGAAAGATTTTACTCTGCCATTAGTGCAACAGCTGATGAAATATATTTAGGTTTAAAAGGTTTTGGAGCAAGAAGAAATGCTGAAAACTTTACAGTTGAGGAGTTAAAGCAAGCAATAGACTATGCCCATTTAAGAGGGAGCAGAATATTTTTAACTCTTAATACAATAATGACTAATAGAGAGATTGAACTTCTATACCCAACTTTAAAAGACTTGTATAACTATGGTTTAGATGCAATAATTGTACAGGATTTAGGATATGCAGAGTATTTACATAAAAACTTTCCTAGTATAGAAATTCATGGAAGTACACAGATGACAGTTGCCAATTATTATGAAATAAACTATTTGAAAGAATTAGGTTTTAAAAGAATAGTTTTACCAAGGGAATTAAGTTTTGAGGAAATAAAAGAAATCAGAAAAAATACGGATATGGAGCTTGAAGTTTTTGTATCAGGTTCACTTTGTATATCTTTCTCTGGTAACTGCTATATGAGTAGCTTTATTGGTGGAAGAAGTGGTAATCGTGGAATGTGTGCCCAACCTTGTAGAAAGGAATACAAAACTTCTTGTGGAGAAAAATCATATTTTTTAAGTCCTAAGGACCAGTTATATGGTTTAGATGAAATAAAGAAATTACAAGAAATTGGAGTAGAAAGTATAAAGGTTGAAGGTAGAATGAAAGATGTTTCCTATGTCTATGAAACAGTTTCTTATTTTAGAAATTTGATAAATGGAATAGATAAGGAAGAAAATACTCCTAAACTATTTAATAGAGGTTATTCAAAAGGATATTTCTATGATAATGATAAAACTATTATGAATAGAGATTATTCATATAATATGGGTGAAAAAATAGGAGAAGTTGTAGGGAAAAGCATAAGGCTAGATGAAGATGTAGTTTCAGGAGATGGAATAACTTTTGTTTCAAAGGATTATAAAAATCTTGGAGGAACATATATAGGAAAGATAAATGTAGCCAATATAAAAGAAGATAGAAAAATAGCTTATAAAAATGAAAAGTTAATTTTGAATTTTCCAGATGGGACAAAATATATTTTTAGAAACTACAACAAAAGATTAAATGATGAGATTTCAAAAAAAATAAAAAGTACAGATAAAAAATTAGAAATAAATTTTGACTTCACAGCAAAATTAAATGAAAAATTAATTTTAAAAACTTATTTAGAAGATGAAAATGGAAATAGAATTTTAAATTTAGAAGAAATCTCTGAAACTTTAACTCAAAAAGCACAGAAAAGAGCTATAAGTGAAGAAGATATAAAGGGAAAATTAACAGAAATTGGAGATAGTGAATTTACTGTTAAAAACATAAAAATTGATATAGATGAAAATATTTTTATTCCATTATCAGAGTTAAAAATTCTAAAAAGAAATGCAGTTGAAAAGTTTAGAGAAAAAATACTTTCATATTTTAGAAGAGATTTAGATAGGGAGTTAAAAGAAAATAATCAAGAATATTTTAAATTAGAGATAGAAAAAGATAAGCCAAAGGACTTGGAAATAAGAGTAATAGTTTCTAATGAGGAGCAAAAAAACTTTTTAGAAAATATAAAAAATGAGTATAATATAAAGGAAATATATTATAGAACTTATGATATAGCTAAGCAATCTATGTTAGGTCAACATAATTTAGATAATAAATTGGCTTCTAATCTCTATGAGTTATTGGAAAATAAAAATTCTGATGTCATGTTAAATTGGAATATGAATATAGTAAACTCATATACTATCAATGTTTTGGAAAAAATTAAAAAATTAGAAAGTTTTATAATCTCACCTGAAATAAATTTTTCTAAGATAAGAGAGTTGGGAAAAACAAGATTAAAAAAAGCCTTGCTAATTTATTCAAAATTAAAAGGAATGACAATAGATGTCGATATAGCAGACAGCAAAAATGAAATAATTACTAACAAAGAAAATGATAAATTCAATATTATTAAAAATAATTATGGTACAGAAATATTTTTAGATAAACCACTTAATATTATTAATATAATAGATGATATTAAAAAATTAAATGTTGATATAGTAGTTTTGGAATTTACTACCGAAACTATTGAAGATATTAAAAAAGTATTAAAACAATTAAAAACAAGAAAAGGTGAATATAGAGAATATAATTATAAAAGGGGGGTGTACTAA
- the coaE gene encoding dephospho-CoA kinase (Dephospho-CoA kinase (CoaE) performs the final step in coenzyme A biosynthesis.): MIIGLTGGIASGKSTVSKYLAEKGFNIYDADKIAKDISEKKSVQEEIILTFGNKILDENRNIDRKKLKEIVFEDKEKLKQLNAIIHPKVIDFYKELKKQNTDEIIIFDVPLLFESEIDKFCDKILVVISDYEIQLNRIVERDKIDRDLAEKIIKSQLSNEERIKKADVVIENNSSLEDLFEKVERFCETI; this comes from the coding sequence ATGATAATAGGTTTAACTGGTGGAATAGCTAGTGGTAAAAGCACAGTATCAAAATATTTAGCAGAAAAAGGTTTTAACATTTATGATGCCGATAAAATTGCTAAGGATATTTCAGAAAAAAAATCAGTTCAAGAAGAAATAATTTTAACTTTTGGTAATAAAATTTTAGATGAAAATAGAAATATTGATAGAAAAAAATTAAAAGAGATAGTCTTTGAAGATAAAGAAAAATTAAAGCAATTAAATGCTATAATACATCCAAAAGTTATTGATTTCTATAAAGAATTAAAAAAACAAAATACTGATGAAATAATAATTTTTGATGTACCATTACTATTTGAAAGTGAAATAGACAAATTTTGTGATAAAATCTTAGTTGTTATCTCAGATTATGAAATACAATTAAATAGGATAGTTGAAAGAGATAAAATAGATAGAGACTTAGCAGAAAAAATAATAAAATCTCAATTATCTAATGAGGAAAGAATAAAAAAGGCAGATGTGGTAATAGAGAATAATTCAAGTTTAGAAGATTTATTTGAAAAAGTAGAAAGGTTTTGTGAAACAATATGA